The Pelosinus sp. IPA-1 genome contains a region encoding:
- a CDS encoding cache domain-containing protein gives MKKRIIMILLIVSCLPLVLSSFYYYNLIYDQTIQEYNEKNMEILSAVRNDVSHYLDMHFVVLKVLAQNPSIISLDPNGKSYLVDARKLYPKLELVVDDKVGNQRFRDDNQKLGNAAHRQFFQDSINGKEVVSDVIISMSDGKPIVVLAVPLKNQETITGVIQGALPLSVLDDFLRERAGRQSVAFIVDRSGKILAHTDSNIAAEHKDVSQESYIQDGFTGKNGTTTITDDQGNTKFVYYTYDAKTGWIICSEISKDVVMAPIKIVQKRFVIVLTC, from the coding sequence ATGAAAAAACGGATTATTATGATACTTTTAATTGTTAGCTGTCTACCTTTAGTATTATCTTCATTTTATTACTACAACCTAATCTACGATCAAACGATACAAGAATATAATGAAAAAAATATGGAAATATTATCTGCGGTGCGCAATGATGTTAGCCATTATCTTGATATGCACTTTGTGGTGCTAAAAGTACTTGCTCAGAATCCTAGCATTATTAGTTTGGATCCGAATGGAAAATCATATTTAGTAGATGCTAGAAAGCTCTATCCAAAGTTGGAGTTAGTTGTAGATGATAAAGTGGGGAACCAACGTTTTCGTGATGATAACCAAAAGCTTGGGAATGCAGCACATCGGCAGTTTTTCCAAGATTCAATAAATGGTAAAGAAGTGGTATCTGATGTCATCATTAGTATGTCAGATGGAAAACCAATCGTGGTATTAGCCGTGCCACTTAAAAACCAAGAAACGATTACGGGTGTCATCCAAGGAGCCCTGCCGCTATCTGTCTTAGATGACTTTTTGCGGGAAAGGGCGGGACGGCAGTCTGTAGCTTTTATAGTGGATCGTTCAGGGAAAATCTTGGCCCATACTGATTCTAATATTGCAGCCGAGCATAAAGATGTAAGCCAGGAAAGTTATATACAAGACGGGTTCACAGGTAAGAATGGTACTACAACGATTACGGATGATCAAGGAAATACTAAATTTGTCTATTACACCTATGATGCTAAGACTGGTTGGATTATTTGTTCTGAAATCTCAAAAGATGTAGTAATGGCTCCTATAAAAATTGTGCAGAAGCGATTTGTTATAGTTCTTACTTGTTAA
- a CDS encoding HAMP domain-containing methyl-accepting chemotaxis protein yields the protein MLILIIGTLGYFISNKFVRPIKIVCDHAREIANGNLAVNKINITTRDEMGDLASSFNEMVKDLKKLISNISQSAEQLAASSEELTAGAEQSSQVTSQIAIAITEVAQGTENQVNAVREATVVIEKMSAGIQQVASNASAASVISEKTSVAAEDGSKSIATAISQMVNIERAVTNSANVVVQLGNRSKEIGQIVDVISGIAGQTNLLALNAAIEAARAGEQGRGFAVVAEEVRRLAEQSQEATKQIASLIGEIQNDTDKAVATMNEGTQEVKIGTEVVSSTGEGFNNIMKLVNEVSSQVKEISAAIQQLASGSEQVVASVEIIHKISKETAGQTHTVSASTEEQSASMEEIGSSSQSLAKMAQDLQSAIQRFRI from the coding sequence TTGTTAATCCTTATCATAGGCACGTTAGGATACTTCATATCAAATAAATTTGTCCGGCCTATAAAAATAGTATGTGATCATGCTAGAGAAATTGCAAACGGCAACTTAGCAGTCAATAAAATTAATATAACAACGCGAGATGAAATGGGTGATCTTGCTAGCAGTTTTAATGAGATGGTAAAAGACCTAAAAAAACTGATATCTAATATCTCTCAATCGGCAGAGCAACTTGCAGCCTCCTCCGAGGAACTGACAGCCGGTGCCGAGCAATCCTCCCAGGTTACAAGTCAGATTGCTATCGCTATTACTGAAGTTGCACAGGGAACAGAAAATCAGGTGAATGCTGTTAGGGAGGCAACTGTGGTCATAGAGAAAATGTCAGCAGGTATTCAGCAAGTGGCTTCAAACGCTAGCGCCGCATCTGTAATATCTGAGAAAACATCGGTGGCAGCTGAGGACGGCTCGAAGTCAATTGCTACAGCTATCTCCCAGATGGTGAATATTGAAAGGGCGGTTACTAATTCAGCAAATGTAGTGGTGCAGCTAGGCAATCGGTCTAAGGAGATTGGACAAATTGTAGATGTTATCTCCGGTATTGCAGGGCAGACGAATCTCCTCGCCTTAAATGCTGCTATTGAGGCAGCTCGTGCAGGTGAGCAAGGACGGGGTTTTGCTGTAGTGGCTGAGGAAGTACGTAGGCTTGCCGAACAATCCCAGGAGGCAACGAAGCAAATTGCCAGTCTTATTGGCGAAATTCAAAATGACACAGATAAAGCTGTTGCTACAATGAATGAGGGTACGCAAGAGGTTAAGATTGGAACTGAAGTTGTAAGCAGTACAGGAGAAGGCTTTAATAACATAATGAAGCTTGTTAACGAGGTATCGAGCCAAGTGAAAGAAATTTCGGCTGCAATTCAACAATTGGCGAGTGGAAGTGAGCAGGTTGTTGCTTCTGTAGAAATTATTCATAAGATTAGTAAAGAAACAGCGGGACAAACCCATACTGTATCGGCATCTACTGAAGAACAGTCGGCTTCTATGGAAGAAATAGGATCTTCTAGTCAGAGCCTTGCAAAAATGGCTCAAGATTTGCAAAGTGCTATTCAAAGGTTTAGGATATAA
- a CDS encoding ElyC/SanA/YdcF family protein, translated as MIVAGFFSINQYVEQFAQKYIITPDMLTVKTDAILVLGAYVYPDGRVSDMLNDRLSLAQELYEKKLSDKIIVSGDHGQEDYDEVNAMKIFLKDKNILPANIFMDHAGFSTYESIYRARDIFKVKKIIIVTQGYHLSRAVFIARELGLEAYGVASDPREYNATQMRNYKLREIAARNKDFILAKFIQPKPTFLGDAISVSGDGSITDDHN; from the coding sequence ATGATTGTTGCAGGCTTTTTTTCTATTAATCAATACGTTGAACAATTTGCACAAAAATATATTATTACTCCTGATATGCTTACTGTAAAGACGGATGCGATCCTTGTTCTTGGGGCATATGTTTATCCAGATGGTAGGGTATCAGATATGCTCAATGATCGACTAAGTCTTGCGCAAGAGCTTTATGAAAAGAAACTTTCTGATAAAATCATTGTCAGTGGTGATCACGGTCAAGAAGACTACGATGAAGTTAATGCCATGAAGATCTTTCTTAAAGACAAGAATATACTACCTGCAAATATCTTTATGGATCATGCTGGATTCAGTACATATGAAAGCATCTATAGAGCACGAGATATATTTAAAGTAAAAAAGATTATTATAGTAACACAAGGATACCATCTTTCCCGAGCCGTTTTTATTGCTAGAGAACTAGGACTTGAAGCGTATGGGGTTGCATCTGATCCACGCGAATATAACGCTACGCAAATGAGAAATTATAAGCTACGAGAAATTGCTGCTCGAAATAAAGATTTCATTTTGGCAAAATTCATTCAACCGAAACCAACTTTTTTAGGCGATGCAATATCGGTTAGTGGAGACGGTAGTATTACTGATGACCACAATTAG
- a CDS encoding TetR/AcrR family transcriptional regulator has protein sequence MARPKEFERKEALAQAMKVFWLKGYDGTSIPDLIEAMAISRSSLYDTFGDKRQLFCETIEYYAAMVRQRRREILASAPSLRQGIACFLQEIIDLAVHEGYPGGCFFTNTATALVTANQETREIIQGSAEKMEDELIAFIAQWQERGELAAGRDVRSLARFFVALATGMNVDARRRCNRGVLEDMAKVALTVLN, from the coding sequence ATGGCGAGACCCAAAGAATTTGAAAGAAAAGAAGCCTTGGCTCAAGCCATGAAGGTCTTTTGGCTAAAGGGTTATGATGGTACGAGTATTCCCGACTTAATAGAAGCAATGGCAATAAGTCGGTCTAGTTTGTATGATACTTTTGGTGACAAAAGGCAACTGTTTTGTGAGACCATAGAGTATTACGCTGCAATGGTCAGGCAACGGCGTAGGGAGATACTGGCATCGGCACCTTCTCTACGACAAGGTATTGCTTGTTTTTTGCAAGAGATAATAGATCTAGCTGTACATGAAGGTTATCCAGGGGGTTGCTTTTTTACCAATACGGCTACGGCATTGGTTACAGCTAACCAAGAGACTCGTGAGATAATACAGGGCAGCGCCGAAAAGATGGAAGACGAGCTGATTGCTTTCATTGCACAGTGGCAAGAACGTGGTGAACTGGCTGCTGGGCGGGATGTTCGGTCTTTGGCTAGGTTCTTCGTGGCTTTAGCTACTGGCATGAATGTAGACGCCAGACGGCGTTGTAACCGCGGTGTTTTGGAAGATATGGCAAAGGTGGCACTAACCGTTTTAAACTGA
- a CDS encoding epoxyqueuosine reductase produces the protein MEEKILEEIRRFVATSLGNRHEETGLNYFSEPLVGYASWDDPLFKEYKNSIGEFHLTPREIFAATLDDNRVAAGTVICWVLPISELARQSNRSQEQWPGREWALTRYFGEEFNCELRRHMVEYLTGLGYQAVAPTLSGVFQCFSDTPVGIASNWSERHAAYAAGLGTFSMNDAFISEAGMAMRLGSVITDLNLLPTLRKEQDYRANCLHCNACISRCPVGAITMSGHDKSKCRNYLFCEESVQLAEKYGGQRTSGCGLCQTRVPCECKNPREKNEAI, from the coding sequence ATGGAAGAAAAAATTTTGGAGGAAATTCGTCGGTTCGTAGCGACAAGTCTGGGAAATCGGCATGAGGAAACAGGGTTGAACTATTTTTCAGAACCTCTAGTGGGTTATGCATCTTGGGATGATCCCTTGTTCAAGGAGTACAAGAATAGTATTGGTGAGTTTCATCTTACGCCACGCGAAATCTTCGCAGCTACTTTGGATGATAACAGGGTAGCAGCCGGAACAGTAATCTGTTGGGTCTTGCCTATCAGTGAACTAGCAAGACAAAGTAATCGTTCGCAGGAGCAGTGGCCTGGACGAGAATGGGCTCTAACTCGATATTTTGGTGAAGAATTTAATTGCGAACTTCGTCGTCATATGGTTGAGTATCTTACTGGACTTGGCTATCAGGCGGTGGCGCCAACACTATCAGGCGTATTTCAGTGTTTTTCAGACACACCAGTAGGCATTGCCTCCAATTGGTCGGAACGACATGCAGCCTATGCGGCAGGCTTGGGGACTTTTAGTATGAATGATGCGTTCATCTCAGAAGCTGGTATGGCTATGCGATTAGGATCAGTCATCACCGACCTAAACTTGCTGCCAACTTTACGAAAAGAACAGGATTACCGAGCCAATTGTTTACATTGTAATGCCTGTATTTCTCGTTGTCCCGTAGGGGCGATTACGATGAGTGGTCATGATAAGAGCAAGTGCCGGAATTATTTATTTTGCGAAGAGTCAGTGCAGTTGGCTGAAAAATATGGTGGTCAAAGGACATCTGGTTGTGGTCTTTGCCAAACTCGTGTACCCTGTGAATGCAAAAATCCAAGGGAAAAAAACGAAGCAATATAA
- a CDS encoding flavodoxin family protein, which produces MKKVVAFLGSPRKNGNTATLVKEVIRGAQDAGAEITTFNLYDMNIKPCQGCLVCRKTGQCVIQEDDFDNMFKHIIDADVVVFGSPVYVWQVTAQMKLLWDRLCGLFDENFKPRYAAKKLIMVYSQGNPNAQAFQISFQTNEAVLKMFGLHVVDTILVTGGGDPNTAANNKEILLKAYEAGKSA; this is translated from the coding sequence ATGAAAAAAGTGGTCGCTTTTTTGGGGAGCCCAAGAAAAAATGGTAATACGGCTACCCTCGTTAAAGAGGTTATTCGCGGAGCTCAAGATGCTGGTGCCGAAATAACTACTTTTAATCTGTATGATATGAACATCAAACCTTGCCAAGGCTGTCTGGTTTGTCGTAAGACCGGACAATGCGTCATACAAGAAGACGATTTCGATAACATGTTTAAGCATATTATCGATGCTGATGTTGTGGTTTTCGGCTCACCTGTATATGTTTGGCAGGTAACAGCTCAAATGAAGCTGTTATGGGATAGACTCTGCGGCTTGTTTGATGAAAATTTCAAGCCCAGGTATGCCGCCAAAAAACTAATTATGGTATATTCTCAAGGGAATCCAAACGCTCAGGCTTTTCAGATATCTTTTCAAACCAATGAAGCTGTGCTTAAGATGTTTGGCTTACATGTAGTTGACACTATTTTAGTGACGGGCGGGGGAGATCCTAACACCGCAGCAAATAATAAAGAAATTTTATTAAAAGCTTATGAAGCAGGAAAAAGTGCTTAG
- a CDS encoding Rrf2 family transcriptional regulator, with protein MVDSKTESIAFTSSMIEHAQNEKLSVQTLADHFNVSVTYLSKILTQLVKADLIESTSSVKGGYALRKEIEDISFMDVIKATEGTGSLFDCSFQTESKCLIHKAMAEAENIMETYLQDKKLYEVAQKCQGDSSFA; from the coding sequence ATGGTTGATTCAAAAACCGAATCGATTGCTTTCACATCCTCCATGATTGAACATGCTCAAAATGAAAAACTGAGTGTACAGACATTGGCGGATCACTTCAATGTTTCAGTTACCTATCTTTCAAAAATTTTAACGCAGTTGGTTAAGGCAGATTTAATTGAATCAACTTCAAGTGTGAAAGGCGGCTACGCCTTGCGCAAAGAGATTGAGGACATTTCCTTTATGGATGTTATTAAGGCAACCGAAGGAACCGGATCATTATTTGATTGTAGTTTCCAAACAGAAAGCAAGTGTTTGATACATAAAGCAATGGCAGAAGCAGAAAATATCATGGAGACGTATCTGCAGGATAAAAAGCTTTATGAAGTAGCCCAGAAATGTCAAGGGGACAGCTCCTTCGCATAG
- a CDS encoding GNAT family N-acetyltransferase: MKAIDSVFESTILEAFNAEGLGSWDEVIQKEIAYKKQLLTDSLAVMESEVFFFIAKWEGQVVGTISFGSCGEDIRKCTANELEKIGEVGSLFVLPSYQGQGIGSALIQAIVEHNAALGQEIVLLRQRI; this comes from the coding sequence GTGAAAGCAATCGATTCGGTTTTTGAATCAACCATTCTGGAAGCTTTTAATGCAGAAGGATTAGGTTCCTGGGATGAAGTAATTCAAAAAGAAATTGCCTATAAGAAACAGTTGCTTACGGATTCTTTAGCGGTAATGGAATCAGAGGTTTTCTTTTTCATTGCAAAATGGGAGGGACAGGTCGTTGGTACGATTTCCTTTGGATCGTGCGGTGAGGATATACGAAAATGTACGGCAAACGAGCTAGAGAAAATTGGCGAAGTAGGTAGTTTATTTGTGCTGCCAAGCTATCAAGGACAGGGAATAGGTTCGGCATTAATTCAAGCGATAGTAGAGCATAATGCAGCACTGGGGCAGGAAATAGTTTTGCTTAGACAGCGGATATAA
- a CDS encoding helix-turn-helix transcriptional regulator — protein MFKKDLFIERLNLLMKETQTSKQALGNAIGVSRPAISQFASGSNLPSIEKLAAIADHFEVSIDYLVGRSDDPKRK, from the coding sequence ATGTTTAAAAAAGATCTTTTTATTGAACGTTTAAATTTACTTATGAAAGAGACTCAAACCTCCAAACAGGCTTTAGGAAATGCGATTGGTGTAAGTCGTCCAGCTATCAGCCAATTTGCGAGCGGCAGCAATCTACCTTCCATTGAAAAACTAGCGGCTATCGCTGATCATTTTGAAGTATCTATTGACTATCTCGTTGGACGATCCGATGACCCCAAGCGAAAATAG